One window of Nocardioides dongkuii genomic DNA carries:
- a CDS encoding OsmC family protein produces the protein MSDAPRTPETHRSVDVRRTGDLTFEAVNARGGTLPMGSGDDPTFTPVELLLAALAGCGAIDLEHLTGKRAPFASFAARSEGHKVRDEHGNHLVDLRVTFDVTFPEGADGDRAREVLPRSLEQIEGRLCSVGRTVQVGDPVRYVAGPVAD, from the coding sequence ATGAGCGACGCCCCGCGCACCCCCGAGACCCACCGGTCCGTCGACGTCCGCCGCACCGGCGACCTCACCTTCGAGGCGGTCAACGCGCGCGGCGGGACGCTGCCGATGGGGAGCGGGGACGACCCGACGTTCACCCCGGTCGAGCTGCTCCTCGCCGCGCTCGCCGGCTGCGGGGCCATCGACCTCGAGCACCTCACCGGCAAGCGCGCGCCGTTCGCGTCCTTCGCCGCCCGCTCGGAGGGCCACAAGGTGCGCGACGAGCACGGCAACCACCTCGTCGACCTGCGGGTGACCTTCGACGTCACCTTCCCGGAGGGCGCCGACGGCGACCGCGCCCGGGAGGTGCTGCCGCGCTCGCTGGAGCAGATCGAGGGCCGGCTGTGCTCGGTCGGCCGCACCGTCCAGGTCGGTGACCCGGTGCGGTACGTCGCGGGCCCGGTGGCCGACTGA
- a CDS encoding SpoIVB peptidase S55 domain-containing protein, which produces MTLPTRRRRLLSLATAATLMLGLPALGATVLAGPASSADPAADCVAPYPVSELAAGDAVDGLTVVRGTTPTGFTGEVLGVLEDGIGPDLDMVMVELDMPEFDRTGGIWQGMSGSPVYAEDGRLIGAVAYGLAYGPSPIAGITPFEEMDTYLADPAKPDARIPLGRADARTVAARAGISPAQAERGFRELPMPLGVTGVSARRLAQAQAKGSDFLEKASYVLGRSEARAAGPETMVAGGNLGVSGSHGDVTMASVGTVTSVCAGRVVGFGHPMGLFGTTTMGLHPADAVYVQPDSLGAPFKVANIAPVTGTVTEDRLTGVTGAFGAAPAAIEVVSHVAYAGRSRTGASSVSLPELAADVTFYQLMSNQDRVLDGPARGSELLSWTIEGTEDGTPFSLGFTDRYTGSDLSFEPAYSVAEVVSHLSYLDGVTLSSVEARATVDDDLTTHTVGSVQQLRRGEWVPVSRKAPVIAKAGRNVRIRVLLKGSAGRLVLPVDPIAVPKRAAGRLVLQVQGGGSSWSSASGRNVTKVAQALADQQRRDEVRIQFGSPEKIMGGYDEDFYEEFYLRGPAKPGKPRGVSFVRESTLGPLDHVVDGVKQLRVVVR; this is translated from the coding sequence ATGACCCTGCCCACCCGTCGCCGACGGCTCCTCTCGCTGGCCACCGCAGCCACCCTGATGCTGGGGCTCCCGGCCCTCGGCGCCACCGTGCTCGCCGGCCCCGCCTCGTCGGCCGACCCGGCCGCGGACTGCGTCGCGCCGTACCCGGTCTCCGAGCTCGCCGCCGGCGACGCCGTCGATGGCCTGACGGTCGTGCGCGGCACCACCCCGACCGGCTTCACCGGCGAGGTCCTCGGCGTGCTCGAGGACGGCATCGGTCCGGACCTCGACATGGTCATGGTCGAGCTCGACATGCCGGAGTTCGACCGCACGGGGGGCATCTGGCAGGGGATGTCGGGCTCCCCGGTGTACGCCGAGGACGGCCGCCTCATCGGCGCCGTCGCCTACGGGCTCGCCTACGGCCCCTCGCCGATCGCCGGCATCACGCCGTTCGAGGAGATGGACACCTACCTGGCCGACCCGGCGAAGCCGGACGCCCGGATCCCGCTCGGCCGGGCGGACGCCCGCACGGTGGCCGCTCGCGCCGGGATCAGCCCCGCCCAGGCCGAGCGCGGCTTCCGCGAGCTCCCGATGCCGCTCGGCGTCACGGGGGTCAGCGCCCGCCGCCTCGCCCAGGCGCAGGCGAAGGGCTCCGACTTCCTGGAGAAGGCCAGCTACGTGCTCGGCCGCTCCGAGGCGAGGGCGGCCGGCCCGGAGACGATGGTCGCCGGCGGCAACCTCGGTGTCTCGGGCTCCCACGGCGACGTGACCATGGCCAGCGTCGGCACGGTCACCTCGGTCTGCGCGGGCCGCGTGGTCGGGTTCGGCCACCCGATGGGGCTGTTCGGGACCACGACCATGGGACTGCACCCGGCGGACGCCGTCTACGTGCAGCCCGACTCGCTGGGCGCGCCGTTCAAGGTCGCCAACATCGCCCCCGTCACCGGCACCGTCACCGAGGACCGGCTCACCGGCGTCACCGGCGCCTTCGGTGCCGCACCGGCCGCCATCGAGGTCGTCTCCCACGTCGCGTACGCCGGGCGCAGCCGGACCGGCGCCTCGTCGGTGTCGCTGCCCGAGCTCGCCGCCGACGTGACCTTCTACCAGCTGATGAGCAACCAGGACCGGGTCCTCGACGGTCCCGCGCGCGGCAGCGAGCTGCTCTCCTGGACGATCGAGGGCACCGAGGACGGCACCCCCTTCAGCCTCGGGTTCACCGACCGGTACACCGGCAGCGACCTCTCCTTCGAGCCGGCGTACAGCGTGGCGGAGGTGGTCTCGCACCTGTCCTACCTCGACGGCGTGACGCTCTCCTCGGTCGAGGCCCGGGCCACGGTCGACGACGACCTCACGACCCACACCGTGGGGTCGGTCCAGCAGCTGCGCCGCGGCGAGTGGGTGCCGGTCAGCCGCAAGGCGCCGGTGATCGCCAAGGCCGGCCGCAACGTCCGGATCCGGGTCCTGCTCAAGGGCAGCGCCGGTCGCCTGGTGCTGCCGGTCGACCCGATCGCGGTGCCCAAGCGGGCCGCCGGCCGGCTGGTGCTCCAGGTCCAGGGCGGGGGCTCGAGCTGGTCGAGCGCGTCCGGCCGCAACGTCACGAAGGTCGCCCAGGCGCTGGCCGATCAGCAGCGCCGCGACGAGGTGCGGATCCAGTTCGGCAGCCCGGAGAAGATCATGGGCGGGTACGACGAGGACTTCTACGAGGAGTTCTACCTGCGCGGCCCGGCCAAGCCGGGCAAGCCGCGCGGCGTCTCGTTCGTCCGGGAGAGCACCCTCGGCCCGCTCGACCACGTGGTGGACGGCGTCAAGCAGCTGCGGGTCGTCGTCCGCTGA
- a CDS encoding NADP-dependent oxidoreductase → MTTTTREIHLAARPQGWPTPEDFRTVEVELPDPGPGEVLVRNTVMSVDPYMRGRMNDVKSYVPPYRLDAPLDGGAVGEVVASGDDSLSPGDTVLHQLGWREHALAPARSFRKIDTSAVPASAYLSVLGMPGLTAYVGLTRIAEVREGDTVFVSGAAGAVGSLAGQIARKLGAAKVIGSAGSPEKVAWLTGELGYDVGLDYKAAPIGKQLAEHGPVDVYFDNVGGDHLEAAISAMGDFGRVAVCGMIADYNAETPQPGPRNMMMIVSKRLTIRGFIVTDHADAAGEFYERAGAWVAAGELAYRETYEDGLDRAVDAFLGVLSGANTGKMLVRL, encoded by the coding sequence ATGACCACCACGACCCGTGAGATCCACCTGGCCGCCCGACCGCAGGGCTGGCCGACGCCCGAGGACTTCCGCACGGTGGAGGTCGAGCTGCCCGACCCCGGCCCCGGCGAGGTGCTGGTGCGCAACACCGTCATGTCGGTCGACCCCTACATGCGCGGCCGGATGAACGACGTGAAGTCCTACGTGCCGCCGTACCGGCTCGACGCGCCGCTCGACGGCGGCGCGGTCGGCGAGGTCGTCGCGTCGGGCGACGACTCCCTCTCCCCCGGCGACACCGTCCTGCACCAGCTGGGCTGGCGGGAGCACGCGCTGGCCCCGGCCCGCTCCTTCCGCAAGATCGACACCTCGGCGGTCCCCGCGTCGGCGTACCTCAGCGTGCTCGGCATGCCCGGGCTCACGGCGTACGTCGGGCTGACGCGGATCGCGGAGGTGCGGGAGGGCGACACCGTGTTCGTCTCGGGTGCCGCCGGCGCCGTCGGCTCGCTCGCCGGGCAGATCGCCCGCAAGCTCGGCGCCGCGAAGGTGATCGGCTCCGCCGGGTCGCCGGAGAAGGTGGCCTGGCTGACCGGCGAGCTCGGGTACGACGTGGGGCTGGACTACAAGGCGGCCCCGATCGGCAAGCAACTGGCCGAGCACGGTCCGGTCGACGTCTACTTCGACAACGTCGGCGGCGACCACCTCGAGGCCGCGATCTCGGCGATGGGCGACTTCGGCCGGGTCGCGGTGTGCGGGATGATCGCCGACTACAACGCCGAGACCCCGCAGCCCGGCCCGCGGAACATGATGATGATCGTCAGCAAGCGCCTGACGATCCGCGGCTTCATCGTCACCGACCACGCCGACGCCGCCGGGGAGTTCTACGAGCGGGCCGGCGCCTGGGTCGCCGCGGGCGAGCTGGCCTACCGCGAGACCTACGAGGACGGCCTCGACCGCGCCGTCGACGCGTTCCTCGGCGTCCTCAGCGGCGCCAACACCGGCAAGATGCTGGTCCGCCTCTGA
- the pepN gene encoding aminopeptidase N, giving the protein MTAAPARSLQHTEAQARAALLTVESYDVRLDLASDEATFGSVTTVRFTSRGGPTFIDLKPLRVHALRLDGVPLDPDTLDRGRLPLETTEGTHELVVDAVMRFRNDGEGLHRSVDPADGRHYVYGMSFMDAAPSIFACFDQPDLKAPYTFHVTAPRAWTVLGNTPATQVEPGVWELETSQPLSTYFVTLVAGPYHLLTAEHDGIPLGLSARASLAGALEADADELFTMTGQCFDELHRLFGIRYPFGSYHQAFVPEFNAGAMENPGCVTFRDQLVFATRVTRGMRIKRAATVAHEMAHQWFGNLVTPRWWDDLWLNESFAEYLGNRVTADATEYGDAWVDQAYNRRMWGLTADLGPGTHPVAGNGATDAVSALQDFDGISYAKGSSILKQLAATLGDEVFFGGVVDHLERHRFGNATMDDLFGSWERAGAADLAAVRTQWLRTAGPDTIVLDRAAGVLRRTPPAAHPADRTHTFHVAVCDVDSWRADRVSVEGPETAYDAGGAPALLDPQQETWALTYPDPETMRALPGLLPGIGDPLLRAAVWNGVRSGLHVAALDPADLVDLVVASVPVEDTEDAPESASPRRTLPWLFQTLLPLAPAGSVERVHAAAVAKIDATPPGSEHQLAAYRTAVRSATDPDLLRTWLAEPPAGIDADPDLCWRVRCRLAVLGATDRAELDAALAAEPTGLARVEHTRAVASLPTVEAKEFAWARFTGAADVANYEVEAAGLGLWRPEQRELTEPYVERYFADLPGTAAVRSGWVLAEAAEAFFPATSLEQTTVDRATALAARPDLDPSVRRRLLDATDRLQRMLAVRSAYPSGSS; this is encoded by the coding sequence GTGACCGCCGCCCCCGCCCGGAGCCTCCAGCACACCGAGGCGCAGGCCCGCGCCGCCCTCCTCACCGTGGAGTCGTACGACGTGCGCCTCGACCTCGCCTCCGACGAGGCCACCTTCGGGTCGGTCACGACTGTGCGGTTCACCAGCCGCGGCGGGCCGACGTTCATCGACCTCAAGCCGCTGCGCGTCCACGCGCTGCGCCTCGACGGCGTCCCGCTGGACCCGGACACCCTGGACCGCGGCCGGCTGCCGCTGGAGACGACCGAGGGCACCCACGAGCTCGTCGTCGACGCGGTGATGCGCTTCCGCAACGACGGCGAGGGGCTGCACCGCAGCGTCGACCCGGCCGACGGGCGCCACTACGTCTACGGCATGTCGTTCATGGACGCCGCGCCGAGCATCTTCGCCTGCTTCGACCAGCCCGACCTGAAGGCGCCGTACACCTTCCACGTCACGGCGCCGCGCGCGTGGACCGTGCTCGGCAACACCCCCGCCACCCAGGTCGAGCCGGGTGTCTGGGAGCTCGAGACCAGCCAGCCGCTCTCGACCTACTTCGTGACGCTGGTGGCCGGTCCCTACCACCTGCTGACCGCCGAGCACGACGGCATCCCGCTCGGGCTGAGCGCCCGCGCCAGCCTCGCCGGGGCGCTCGAGGCCGACGCCGACGAGCTGTTCACGATGACCGGGCAGTGCTTCGACGAGCTGCACCGGCTCTTCGGCATCCGCTACCCGTTCGGGAGCTACCACCAGGCGTTCGTGCCGGAGTTCAACGCCGGCGCGATGGAGAACCCCGGCTGCGTGACCTTCCGCGACCAGCTCGTCTTCGCCACCCGGGTCACCCGCGGCATGCGGATCAAGCGCGCGGCGACCGTGGCGCACGAGATGGCGCACCAGTGGTTCGGCAACCTCGTGACCCCGCGCTGGTGGGACGACCTGTGGCTCAACGAGTCGTTCGCGGAGTACCTCGGCAACCGGGTCACCGCCGACGCCACCGAGTACGGCGACGCGTGGGTCGACCAGGCCTACAACCGGCGGATGTGGGGGCTGACCGCCGACCTGGGGCCGGGCACCCACCCGGTGGCGGGCAACGGCGCCACCGATGCGGTCTCCGCCCTCCAGGACTTCGACGGCATCTCCTACGCCAAGGGATCCAGCATTCTCAAGCAGCTGGCCGCCACCCTCGGCGACGAGGTGTTCTTCGGCGGCGTCGTCGACCACCTCGAGCGGCACCGGTTCGGCAACGCCACCATGGACGACCTCTTCGGCAGCTGGGAGCGCGCCGGCGCCGCCGACCTCGCCGCCGTGCGCACCCAGTGGCTGCGCACCGCCGGCCCGGACACGATCGTCCTGGACCGCGCGGCCGGCGTGCTGCGGCGTACTCCCCCGGCGGCGCACCCCGCCGACCGCACGCACACCTTCCACGTCGCCGTCTGCGACGTCGACAGCTGGCGGGCCGACCGGGTCTCGGTGGAAGGCCCGGAGACGGCGTACGACGCGGGCGGGGCCCCGGCGCTGCTCGACCCCCAGCAGGAGACCTGGGCGCTGACCTACCCCGACCCGGAGACGATGCGCGCCCTCCCGGGGCTGCTGCCCGGGATCGGGGACCCGCTGCTGCGGGCCGCGGTCTGGAACGGCGTCCGCAGCGGGCTGCACGTGGCCGCGCTCGACCCGGCCGACCTCGTCGACCTGGTCGTGGCGAGCGTGCCGGTCGAGGACACCGAGGACGCCCCGGAGTCCGCGAGCCCCCGGCGCACCCTCCCCTGGCTCTTCCAGACCCTGCTGCCGCTGGCGCCGGCGGGGTCCGTGGAGCGCGTGCACGCGGCCGCGGTCGCCAAGATCGACGCCACCCCGCCCGGGTCGGAGCACCAGCTCGCGGCGTACCGCACCGCCGTCCGGTCCGCCACCGACCCGGACCTGCTGCGGACCTGGCTCGCCGAGCCGCCCGCCGGCATCGACGCCGACCCCGACCTGTGCTGGCGGGTGCGGTGCCGGCTCGCCGTGCTCGGCGCCACCGACCGCGCCGAACTGGACGCCGCGCTGGCCGCGGAGCCGACCGGCCTGGCCCGCGTCGAGCACACCCGCGCGGTCGCGTCGCTGCCGACGGTCGAGGCCAAGGAGTTCGCCTGGGCCCGGTTCACCGGGGCCGCCGACGTCGCCAACTACGAGGTGGAGGCCGCGGGCCTGGGCCTGTGGCGCCCCGAGCAGCGCGAGCTCACCGAGCCGTACGTCGAGCGCTACTTCGCCGACCTGCCCGGCACCGCCGCGGTACGCAGCGGATGGGTGCTCGCGGAGGCGGCGGAGGCGTTCTTCCCGGCGACGTCGCTGGAGCAGACCACCGTCGACCGGGCCACCGCGCTGGCCGCGCGGCCCGACCTGGACCCGTCCGTGCGGCGCCGCCTGCTGGACGCGACCGACCGGCTGCAGCGGATGCTCGCGGTGCGGTCGGCGTACCCCTCGGGGTCCTCGTGA